The Fusarium keratoplasticum isolate Fu6.1 chromosome 4, whole genome shotgun sequence genome contains the following window.
ATTCAGCTCTCTCGAGTCAAGATACTCGACAGGCGCTGGCTTCCGAGCAGGCAGCCGAGTCTCCAGTCATGGGCAGCAACAGCTCCAAGCTCAATcgcctcaaggacaagctccatcttcatcgcaGAGACAAATCGTCGAGTGACACTAGCAAGTCTTCAACCCCACGGCCCGGTGCGCAAAGGCCTCCTACACCTGAATATCAAAAGGAAGACATCAAAACCCCTATTGTTGATTCATTTGTCTCGCCTCTGTCGCCTGCATCGTCCCCAGAGCCTGCCGCAGAAGTATCCCCCGAGCTTCCAAATGACATTCCTCAGCTTCCTCCCCAGCAGCGAGCCAGGGCGCCCTCATCCGCCAGCATTGAGTCCAAGCCCATTACTCGCAAGGCTCTTCCCCAACCAAAGCTCCCGAGCCCAGTCGAGACCAAACCGCAGCCTGAGCCAAGTGCCAAAGTCGAATCACCGGTGATAGGATCGCTCCCACCGTTGGTCACTGACTTTGCCGGAAATCGAGGATCAGCCGGTAGCGACTCTGCGTCGAACCGTACGCAGCCTCCTGCAGATGTACCCACTCGGTTTCCGCCACGGCACTCGTCTGTGAGGTCTAATGCTCCGCCCCGACAGCTTGTAGTGGATCAAGATCCAAGGCTGGTACAATCTGAATCACAGGGACTTCTCTACAAAGGCCGAGATGGGACCTTGTACCCCGAGATGAAGGTTCTACGAGAACCCGACCCGCAAGCGGCTTACTTCCCCAAACAAGCCGACTTCCCCATAGCCGAGGGCACTGTCATCAAGGCACCGCCGTTGAAGGAATCTCACTTCAACTGTTACCATGGACACAGGACGATGAACCGTCGAACCAACAGGCACTACCCCCTAACGTGCCAGGGTTGCGAGAAGTCGGATGTCGAAGATCGATGGACATGCACGTTTTGCCATTTACGAATCTGCGAATCTTGCCTCAAGAAACTGAACAGCAATGGAAGAGATCTACGACGATTGACAGACGAGACGAAGCAAACGTCGTGATCGAATCAAACCAGGCCATGGGCTAAAAAATCTCGCGAGATTTGACAATCCTTGAAGCTTTTCCTATCATCACAACACTTGTTCACTATTGTTACTACTACTGATTTCCTTTGTTACGCATAGAAGACGTTCACAGGGTTGCGCTGGGCTGGCTCACGGATTGCATGTATGATATGGGATGGCTACGAAGGGAAAATAGTTGCATGGAAAACATAGACACCCTGGGAGGATGTTATTTGTTGCCACTTTGACGATACCATGTTTTGCGACAACCGGCGCGTTTGGCACGCCGGATGATAAGGAGAAAGGCTCACATGGGGCTACACGAGGAGGACATGTTTTATCTTTGGCTGACCAATGTCACTGCATGGATAGGATGCCCTCTTTGTGTTCTCTCATGTTATTATTCATTGGTCTGCTAGATCTAGACCGCTTGTGCGGTGCCCTAGAAGGGCGCTACTCCATTGTTGATCAATAACAAACCTGATTCTCTATCCATCACCCAGCCAAGTTGTATTGCTTGAAGAGACCTCCTGAGCTAGCCGAGACCTTGACTTCGAGTCAGCCACCAATAGGTCACTGCACCCATTCGGTAAGACCTATTATAGTAGCAGTTTAAGTGATACAGGTGAGCTATAGGTCCACGTGTCAGGCCTCCCACGGGCATAACAATGTGTGAAACTGACCAGGCACGAGCATCAAGGAATGACCAAAACAGACTGGCTTATGCAATATCTGACAATGCTATCACCTCATATTCAAGGTGAGGAAATGCCATTAGTGACCTTGGCATTGAATATCAATGCATCCAGGTAAAAGCATTCCACAAGCTGTCCCTTAACATCACATCTTTCGAAACAACTTCCTCTCCCTTTGACTCGACGTAGGGCTGATCTCGAATTCCCCAATCCGCCGGTGTGGGGGTTGCGCCTCCGGCTCCACATCCAATCCATCTGCCCCCTGGCACCTGCCAGTCCGGCTGACTTACCGGTAGGCCGAGTAACCCTGGCCTGGCAGCCTCAAATCCTCCTCCGCCTGTCAACAACAACCCATCAAGGGAGAATTGACACATCCATCCGGAAGAGAGGGTCATCATGTCCTCGCTACAACGCTCGCGCTCCCTGCGCAAGCCTACTTCTACGGCTACGAGCACCACTGATGCAGAGCGCCATGGCTCGCCGAGTCGCCTGCCCATCAAGCCTCTTACTAGGAGCGCAACAACGGCCAGCAGtactaccaccaccacgagGACATTGAGGAGCGGGTCAACAGGCCTCACGAGGTCAACATCGGTGAGGCAGCCTGTAAAGACAGCGACACATGAGCCTCCAAAGAGGGAGTCGACGAGGTATCCTCCGTCCACAACAGCCACAAGACCTCGACCAGCGGTGAGGCCAACTTCAGCAGATGGCCAGCCTACACAGACAAAGAGGGTTGTTTCGCATGGGCGTGCTAAGAGCACAACTACCGGGCTAAGAAACGCTCCCGTTTTAAGGCCACCCTCGTCAGGTTCGTCGTCCAGCGGTACGACAACGACTACCACCACAGCGACCCGTCCCCTCCGGTCGAGAACCGCAGGCAGCCATGACAAGCCCGCAAATGCTGCCATAGCCCACGCACCTCATCTTCGACCAGCTTTTACGACTCTACAACAACACTACTCGCCAGCCAAGTCCTCCGCGCCGAAACCTCTGACGTCGACCTTCCTCGCTCCACCGTCCCCGTCGAAACTCCCGGCCAACGTTGCCGCCTCTGCCGAGACGAGTCGACTACAGACCGAGCTTCTACAACTCCATCTCTTACACAAGGATGCAACTGCTGTGGACACTGCCTGGCGCGCTAGCGCTGAGCGCAAATTAGGAGAACGATTCTCAAAGCTTGCCGTCGCAAGCAAGCAGGCTGACGATCGCGAAAGGGCCGAGGTTGAAAGAGAAAACGTCTTGGTTCTTCGCAATTGGGCCATTGGCGGCGGCCTGGAGGAGCGCATCCAGACGCTAGATGCAGTGGTCAATGGCGTCTGGACCCTCGGCGAGCCTGGAGGTCGCTATGCGAGGGTCGTCAGACGGTTCGAGCGGTGGGTTGACCGCATGTGCGAGATTGAAGAGGCGCGCCGCGAGGGCGGAGCCCTCTTGCAGGAGAGCGAGGTTCTATTTATCGGCGAGCTGGAGACTGCGTGGAAGGAAGAATACACAGGGCTTGTCCGACGCCTAGAGACATTGGGGAGAcagctggaggagttggGGCACTTTCCTGAGACCGACGACGGAGATAAGACTGCAGAGCGGTCGAGCCTGCAGCGGATGGTGGAAGGTTCGCGTGCCATGGTTGAAGGAATGCTGGCAGAGCTGGCGGTCATGGAAGACATTGAGCGTGACGCGCTCGCCCGAGAGGACGACTGGATCGAGAGGATGAACCGGGAAGAAGATATCGATGATACCCCTAGGGCTGGAGCGATCTGGCGAGTCGTTTAAGACTGGTTCACAGCGGATTCTTATATGGATGGATAAtgttttttcttctccttttctctctttttttttttttcattaCAGGCATAAtggtatggatggatgaagcGCAGCATGGACATGAGAGCGACTCTCGCCCACGAGCATCACAGCAGGCGATTGAACTTTGGTATTTTCCCAAACGCGATGGAATAGAATAGACTGCTTTTATCATGGGAAGACGAGAGCCTCTCTAGCTAAGGCGATGggtgaagatgatgtcgGCAAGCAGCAGAAAGGGACACGGAAAAGCAGATCTTTTCCTCCCTTTCCGTCGTGCCCGCAAGTGGATCGAATATCGATTAAAAGGGACAAGGGGACAGCTAAAAGCCGTGACAAAAACGACCAACCTCCCATTCTAGCTTGCAAGTATCgtgtgagtgtgtgtgtTTGTGTTTTCATGTGTGACTCGATGTGTTGTGTGTGATAGTGTGTGTGGTCATCATATTTGGCGGCTTCCCTCCGCCTCGCAACGCCCTCTAAATGGTTTCCGCGCAAATGAAAAAAAGAGATGTCATAAGGGGTTGTAATGGCTAAACGGGTGGATGATGAAGTGAAGTGAAGAGCAAAAGGCACATCCTATCTATGTCGAAGGCGTAACGAAGTTTCATAAAACATTGAATTTCCGAAGAGATCGAGCCAGGCAAATGGGCTGTAGAAAGAACACCGCACACCAAGAGGTATGTATGCGCTTACACAAACATGAGCACAGTCTTGGCGCCAGACTGTTCACGAGGTGTGCAGTTTATTCTTGTAGCGGTTCGTCTAGCCACCAAAATGCGCAGTGAATCGTAGCCCGCTTGCCTAGGTAAGGTTGCCAGGGTAGGTCAGGTCGTTGAAGCTCGTCATCAGCTACCCCGCGCCAGTCTCAGATTTTCATGGATGCGAAGCAAGATCCCCTGTCCAGCAGCATTTGCGTGACAATTGAAATGCAACGCGCCGAGTGCGCAGAGCTACTTTGTAGCTGGACTGTGACTGATATCATAGGAAGGCCCTCCGAGGGAAGCTGACGCCCTCGACGGCAGGCTCGTCGACGAACCAGCTGCAGCGCTCGCCGGTGGACTCGTTGACAAGGGTGCAGGGCAGGCCACCGTTGGTATCAAAGATCTGCTTCATGATATCCTTCTTGCCGCCGCCCGTGGCAACAAAGGCGACGCGAACAGCGTGGTTGACGACGGGGAGGGTGAGAGTAATGCGCTTCGGGGGAGGCTTGGGAGAGTCGTCGATGGGAGCAACCCAGGCGCTGGTCTCGCGAAGCAGAGGGTGGCCGGGGAAGAGAGAGCAGGTGTGGCCATCGGGGCCgcagccgaggaggaggaggtcgaagATGGGCAGGCGAACCGAGTCGCGGCTGGCGAAGCTAGCGACGAGGGTCTGCTCGTACTCGTCGGCGAGCTCCTGAAGGTCGTTCAGGTGCTCAGTGTTGATTGTGTGGACAGTGGGCTTCTGACCCTCGGGAATCTTGTCCAGaagctccttcttgagaagaGCATAGTTGGAATCGTCGTGGTCGAGGGGAACAGCGCGCTCGTCGGCGAAGAAGATCTCCCAGCGAGCGAAATCGACGACGTCGTTGGGGCCTGAGGAGGGGGCGAGGAGGGCCTGGGCGAGGGTCTTTGGGAGGGAACCGCCAGAAACGGCAACCTTGAAGGCGCCGTGTCGGGCGATGCCAGCGGCCTGGCTCTGGATGACATATGAGCGAAGAGCCTGggcgaggatgtcgacgCTGGGAAAGGCGAAGAGGTTGGGCTGTGTTTTAGCCATGGTGAAGTTGGTGTGTGCGGGCTTTGGAGTAGTGGGGGGGTTGTTTTTTTCAACAAGTAACGAcaatgatgaggaggagagaaaaaaagtgaagaaaagaagaagagaggaggaggggaggggggggatagagatgatggccaagtaGGCAGCTTAGGTAGGCAGCTTAAGGTTCCTTGTGGCTCTGATTGATTTGACGTGAGCAGAGATAAGTCAGGTATTAGACAACCTTAGGCAGGGCAAAGCAAGCAAGGTAGGCAAGGCAGGTAGGTAAATTGTCAGGACTTAGGCCGGGCAGAACGTtgtggatgggatgagacGTGATGGGACGGGACAATTTGATGGAGGGGGCGGGGTTGGGTTGGGATCCAGTTCCAGTTCCAGTCCAGTTCCCGTTGGAAGGTCCCGGTCCCGGCGATTTTTCTGGTACCAGGTACTTGCTCCGTCGTTCGGTAATTGTCGACCCGGGGCTGGGGAAAAGGCGGCCGAAGGAGGACCGGCAAGCAGGCCGACGAGAAGACGGCCtcacgatggcttctttgCAAGGGGAAAAGCTGCGAGAGAGGATGGTTATCCGGGACAACGGGGGGATTGATATGATGAGgcacaacacaacacaacaatGGCAGACAGCCCTGTAGCAGAATGATGAGCACGGTGGCGTGCTGCTGTAGCTTTTTTGACTTTTTGGGTTGCTCTAGTCTGGTCCCGTTGTTTGACTTGTCATTCTTGGTTTATTCTCTGGATAATGCAAGGAGAGCCGCCCACCCGCGTGCTACCGGAGCTTGAAGCAAACGCTATCATCAGCCATGAGCTTCCGAGTGCATGAGTATGCTCCCCTCGCCGAACCGCGAGAGGCTGAGCTATTGGACAACGGGGCCAAGCTTCATGTCTGTCCAGGTCCAGCTTTGATAACGCCCCTTGGATCTGACGATCTGATAGGGAGCTGTCGATGCAGTGAGCAAGGGCAGATTAACCTTTCCATCGGCCTGGCTTGCCGTTTCATTGTTGACGTGCTCTAGATCCCCTGCCTACCTAACCCATCCATTCCTCCGCCGaaccgacatcatcatcatcacggcGTGGTGACACAACACCAACCCAATCCCTCCACCACTCGCCATGGCCACATGTCCCGGATACCTGACTTGATGTAGGGTGGCAGAGCATATCTCGAAGCAACCTAGAAGGCCAGGAAGGTAGCCAATGGCTTCGTCCGGCATGATACCGTGCCCTCGGTCAGGACGGGAAAAAGACGACATAGGCAGAATATCCCCGACGCATTCTGCGCTTGCAACGTGATAACGAGGGGAACAGGGGAGCTCGGGCAACCCCTGCAGGCCCCTTCCCAACACTTTGTGGTTGTGGCCTCACCTTTGTCTCCGTCTGCTTCCCTCTTGTCGGCCGCTGGGTGATCTTTGCGACCCCTGGTTgtgtgggaggaggaggggaaaaaaagaaaaattcCAACAAGAGGCCACAAGCATGTGCTTGGCGGGGTTATGCTCCTGAGCCCTCATGACGTATGTGCCTGGCCTGTTTTTTTAGAGTGCTTCCAAGAGCTGGGACTGGGGCCTGCTAGCTCGGGGTTCCATCGATTGCTTGGAGAGCGCCCGCTGAAGcttggtggatggatggatcacgGGGAGTTTACATTCAACTACAAGTATGCTAACAGCTTCACGTAGTATTGTCATCCATAGGTCGAGAAGCGAATACCCCAGACTCCAATTTCCGCTGCAGTTGAAAATGTCCTACAGTCGGAGGCAACGGTACGAGTTATGCGAGCAAGCTGGATGGGCTCCATAACGGTGGTCCAGGTTTACCCTGCAAAACGACCGAGAATAACCTCCACCTCATGAGACAAGACTGTCTTTGGCTGACTAAGGACGTTGGCCCTAAACACCAGTAATACGGCAGATTGGTGAtatttataaggtattaCAAGACAATTAGAAGGGCTCTACGTCTACTTAACTATCTACCTACTTATGTTAGGTTGCTTAGCTGAGGTAAGTTGTCCTCGAGATCCATGGGGACCAAGTCGATGGAAGTTGCAAAAATCAGCCAAGCGTGCCTGCCCCTCCACGACAATGCCAATCCCTCCACACCTTCCCTGCAATACGTACCCCTCCATTTCATGCGTTCCACAATCTTCAccagggcctcgaggtcggAGGTCTTTATaacctcccttgaccaaccctgccctcctctcctcctggCAACACTGCTTGCTCCATGAATGCTACTAGACGAGACACTCGCAGCAGCCAGCCTCTGTACAACTGAACGCCAAGTCGTGACTCGAGGGTCTCGGAAAGAAAGCAGGTACAGCATCATGACGCACGACACGACGTACGGGCTAGAACGCTCCCGCACCGCTTGGCGCTGGCTTTCTGTGGGGGGTTGATGTTCTCTTGGGATCTGTCTAAGAGACGGTGAGCAGCTGTAGGTGCTTGTCCCTGTGCCAGAGCCTGCGTCTTGTCATGTATGCTGGCTGCGGAATCGACAGATGGATGGCGAACCAACCACGAGGACTGGGCCAACGGTCTAGCAACGCAACGGCACGCATGTAAGTGTTGGGCCTGTGCGTTGTTTCTGGACGTTTCGTTTTGTGCGTGCAGAGGCAagacagaaaaaaaaaagcgTTGTTTGCCAGAGCCGATTCTCTTTAGCGCCGGCTCATGCTCAATGTTCCCTCGGCTGCCATGAGCGCCCCCGGGCTTGAGCAGTCTGGTTggttggcctcgtcgactGGCTGACCTATGAATACGAAAttgtgagggtgagggtggtgTGGATGGAGTTTTTAGTTCCACCTGTGGGACGTTTTCAGATGGATGGACCCTGGCGATCAAAAAACCTCACACTTCTCTCGGCTCACCAGGACATGTACAGTACAGTGAGTGCCTGGCAGAggacagaagaggagggtgggAACTTGGAAGCACTGGCCTGTTCCATGCTGAATTTTCTTTCTTCCAGAAACTCGGggccatcatcgtcttcccCCCTCTATTCCCGGTCAAGACAGGGTCTGGAGACTCAATAACACCCTCTGTTGCCGGAACCTTCTCTCCGCCGACACCAATTGAATCGTCGCCAACATATCACATCTCCTGGTTGTTTCCCCTCTTCCGCCTTCGGCATTGGGGTTGCTCTAGGGTCTTCAACGGCTCCAACGTCTCTTCCCGCGTCCaatccttgtcctccttgcACGGCAACTCCCATCGGTGGCTTTGTTGGACAGAGACAATCCCTGGCTGCCAAAAGCCATACATGAGCCACAGGCTTCCCGTTGCACACTCGCTTGCAGACTGACAACCCACACGACCTCAACCGGCTTGCCACCAGACGCTTTGTTGGCTGCACCGGGCTCAAAGTGGCCGCCCCGGCTTGTCTCCGTCCTGGTTAGACTGGACCAGAACACACGCGAAAGCACGCTCAAGGGATGGAAAGGGCTTGTACTAAATAAGTCGTACGCCTCGTCAGCAGTTTCGCACCAGGACTGCGCCGGTATTATTGTCACCCCGCCTTGATCTGCAAGCCCTTTCTTTTCCCTCCGATCCTTGCCTGGCATCCCGGGAGCCGCTATCGTCAGTTGTCGACGGAGCCCTCTGCCCTACGAGTGTCACCGCTACAGATACAGCACTTTACTGTCTGTGCCTACACGCCGGCCCCAACCAAGCAAAGCTGTCGCTTAGATCCGTTAGCTCGGCTTTTCGCTCTGCTGCCCCTCGTTGCGCTCGCCTCAACTTATACAACAAACCAAACTCGAAAGCAGCTCGCAAGAGACAAGACATGGACACGGCGGCTCGGAACGAGCAGCTGTTGGACCGTCGGTCACGGCTAACCGAGGGGCTCGTCAGCTTGCCCTATGACCTGATCTTGTACCTGGAGCGGGCGGTTGTCCACTCGGATCTAGGATATCCGGACCTGGCTGCCGGCGATGCATATCGCGCCTTGCTTCTTGCCGACGAGGTTCTCAACGAAGGGTTCGAATACCATGACCAGGCTCTAGAGTCTCTGCAGATGCACACTGCGGTCCCCCTCCCTGATGTGCTGGTCCACGGTAACCTCCCAGAGGACGAGCTGCATGACTCCCAGGGAGATTCAGAGGGAGACGACGTGGTTAGGCGCCTGgccaccttggcctcggtccGTGCCTATCAGATCCTGTCTCtcggtcttcttctttgcgGATCTCTCAAAAGTGCCGCCAGCTTCTGCCAGCGTGGCCTCAAGCTCTGTCCCTCGAACCGAGAGCTGCTCGATACCAagaacaacatcaacatggTAGCTCGCCGGAGACTCCGCCGCGACGATGTCGACATCGACTACCCCAACCTCCCCGACGGCGGCCTCGTTCGCCGTGAGGTGTATCCCTGGAACGACCATGAGCCTGATCGATTCTCAGCCGAGTCGCTTACGGACCTGAATGAGCACTTGAGCCAAATGGCCCCCAAGTGTGCAGTCGAAGTTGCTACCCTGCCCATCTTACTCGAGGGAGCCAGCAGTACCGACGACTACGAGATCATTCCGACCTGCAAGCAGCTCGGGgtctttgccaaggaggatATTGCCCCTGGCGAGGTGGTTCTTAGGGAATATTCCCTTCTAACTGCCAATAACCGCTTGAAAGACTCCATCTGCGACGCCTGCAGCTCCGATTTGCCGCCACTCGGCAGTGAGAATGAACCTGTCAGCTGCGACGAATGTTACGATACTGTCTTTTGCACACAGTATTGCCACGATCAAGCCATGGAGCGGTATCACCCTGCCGTCTGCGAAAAGGACGTTGATGCAATCGCCAAGGACCCTGACGCTTTCGAGGCTGACGAGACCCTGtacctgctgctgctgtcccGTGTGCTGGCGATTGCAGCCCACGAGGAGGTTCACCCCCTGGACGTCCGCGAGGTCAAATACATCTGGGGTGACTTTGTGCCAACCAGAACCAACGACATCAACGTCTCGCCAAACGCCGGCCCTCCGCCTGAATGGACCCTCCCGTTCTCGTTCAAGTATAGCATCGAGACACCGCTCCACGtgctcgagaagatggacatTGATATCTACGCCTCCCTCGCCGAGTATGATCTCTGGGTGCTCAACACCCTGTATGCCAAGTTCCGCGGCACTGCTTCAGCCCGCAAGAACCCCCGGGACGGCCGCCCAGATGTGGCCGCCGTCCACCCTTATTGGTGCCTTGCGAATCACGACTGCGACCCCAACGTCACCTGGGAATGGGGCGGCCGCATGGTGCTCGAGGCCAGGCGAGAACGTGTGCTGGATGGCCGACCGGGGGGCATCAAGCGTGGAGAAGAGATCTTGAACCACTACTGTGACGTAAACTTGCCCGTGCAGCAGCGTCGAGAATGGGCGCGAGGCAGCCTGGGCGGCTGGTGCATGTGTAAGCGGTGTCGGGATGAGGCTGCTGCAAGCGATTCGAAGCACGAGGCTTGATATTGGATCAAAGGTCTGCTTGCGAGGTGTATCTTTAGAACTTGGATGGCGTAGAGCCTTTTagggaatggatggatggatggatggatgggttaTAGACAAAAGTTATGGGACATTCATTGATTGCTCGGAGCGAAGATGAAACACACGGTATATACACATGTTAATGAGATTTCTTGAACCCGATCACGGAACACTGATGGCTGAGTCAACTCTCACCCCGGGTAATGAACCATCGCCCGTTGTGGCTTCTATTCGAGACTATCACAAGTGATCCAGGCGTGGCCAATTACTACTAAACTACGGTAGAACACCAGCATCACTAAGCTTGCCCCTTTTCGACTCATGCATGTCACCAGCGTATTCCCCCTTTTCCCGATAATGAGGCCTACCTTACCTTGGCTGCTCGGGCAGCGGTCGCGGTCCTACGATCTGCCTCCGTCCAGCTCCGATACCTAGTGATCCGTTGTTTTGGCTATCGCCGCCAGTGTAGCCGGCCCATTGTCCAACATCCCATCTGC
Protein-coding sequences here:
- a CDS encoding 6-phosphogluconolactonase codes for the protein MAKTQPNLFAFPSVDILAQALRSYVIQSQAAGIARHGAFKVAVSGGSLPKTLAQALLAPSSGPNDVVDFARWEIFFADERAVPLDHDDSNYALLKKELLDKIPEGQKPTVHTINTEHLNDLQELADEYEQTLVASFASRDSVRLPIFDLLLLGCGPDGHTCSLFPGHPLLRETSAWVAPIDDSPKPPPKRITLTLPVVNHAVRVAFVATGGGKKDIMKQIFDTNGGLPCTLVNESTGERCSWFVDEPAVEGVSFPRRAFL
- a CDS encoding MYND-type zinc finger protein samB — encoded protein: MDTAARNEQLLDRRSRLTEGLVSLPYDLILYLERAVVHSDLGYPDLAAGDAYRALLLADEVLNEGFEYHDQALESLQMHTAVPLPDVLVHGNLPEDELHDSQGDSEGDDVVRRLATLASVRAYQILSLGLLLCGSLKSAASFCQRGLKLCPSNRELLDTKNNINMVARRRLRRDDVDIDYPNLPDGGLVRREVYPWNDHEPDRFSAESLTDLNEHLSQMAPKCAVEVATLPILLEGASSTDDYEIIPTCKQLGVFAKEDIAPGEVVLREYSLLTANNRLKDSICDACSSDLPPLGSENEPVSCDECYDTVFCTQYCHDQAMERYHPAVCEKDVDAIAKDPDAFEADETLYLLLLSRVLAIAAHEEVHPLDVREVKYIWGDFVPTRTNDINVSPNAGPPPEWTLPFSFKYSIETPLHVLEKMDIDIYASLAEYDLWVLNTLYAKFRGTASARKNPRDGRPDVAAVHPYWCLANHDCDPNVTWEWGGRMVLEARRERVLDGRPGGIKRGEEILNHYCDVNLPVQQRREWARGSLGGWCMCKRCRDEAAASDSKHEA